Proteins encoded in a region of the Phaenicophaeus curvirostris isolate KB17595 chromosome 1, BPBGC_Pcur_1.0, whole genome shotgun sequence genome:
- the INTS4 gene encoding integrator complex subunit 4 isoform X1, with protein MAAHLKKRVYEEFTKVVQQQHEDLSTKKLRLTKPSKSAALHVDLCKATSPADALQYLLQFTRKPVEVESVEGVVRILLEHYYKENDASVRLKIASLLGLLSKTAGFSPDCIMDDAINTLQNEKSHQVLAQLLDTLLVIGTKLTENLPVRMRLVEVACKHLTDSSHGVRNKCLQLIGCLGPVEKGLAKEGESPAAKDVQKIIGDHFNDQDPRVRTAAIKAMLQLHERGLKLHQAIYSQACKLLADDYEQVRSAAVQLIWVLSQLYPESIVPIPSSNEEIRLVDDAFGKICHMVSDGSWVVRVQAAKLLGSMQQVSSHFLEQTLDKKLMSDLRRKRTAHERAKELYSSGEFSSGRKWGDDAPKEEIDTGAVNLIESGACGAFVHGLEDEMYEVRIAAVEALCMLAQSSPSFAEKCLDFLVDMFNDEIEEVRLQSIHTMRKISNNITLREDQLDTVLAVLEDSSRDIREALHELLCCTNVSTKEGIHLALVELLKNLTKYPTDRESIWKCLKFLGSRHPTLVLPLVPELLSTHPFFDTPEPDMDDPAYIAVLVLIFNAAKSCPTMPALFSDHTFRHYAYLRDSLSHLVPPLRLPGRKLVSSPVSPTITPHEDPSQQFLHQSLERVYNLQHLNPQGIQELLEFTIRDLQRLGELQSELAGMADFTATYLRCQLLLIKALQEKLWNVAAPLYLKQNALASAAAKQILEETYKMEFMYSGVEGRQVVIIHHMRLQAKALQLIVTARTTRGVEPLFGMCEKFLQEVDSFQRCFISELPHMQGSFVDKLLDLMPRLVTSKPSEVVKILQTTLRQSTFLHLPLPEQLHRATANIIEPTGESDNPLRFTSGLVVALDVDATLEHVQDPQGTIKVQVLYPDGQAQLIHPKPADFRNPGPGRHRLITQVYLSHTAWTEPCQIEVRLLLAYNSNRSKASTKIPKSAWNESLEALPPSENGIEGTIPFSKPVKVYIMPKPARR; from the exons ATGGCGGCGCACCTGAAGAAGCGGGTGTACGAGGAGTTCACCAAGGTGGTCCAG cagcagcatgagGACCTGTCCACTAAGAAGCTGCGGCTGACCAAGCCCAGCAAGTCAGCAGCTCTCCATGTCGACCTGTGCAAAGCCACCTCGCCTGCAGATGCCTTGCAGTACCTCCTCCAGTTTACCAGGAAGCCTGTGGAAGTGGAGAGTGTGGAAGGGGTTGTCAGGATCCTGCTGGAGCATTATTACAAG GAGAACGACGCCTCTGTGAGACTGAAGATTGCCTCCTTGCTGGGCTTGTTATCGAAGACTGCAGGATTTTCCCCAGACTGCATTATGGATGATGCCATTAACACTCTTCAAAATGAGA agtCTCACCAAGTCCTTGCTCAGCTGTTGGACACCCTGTTGGTGATTGGAACAAAACTCACAGAGAACCTGCCTGTCAGGATGAGACTGGTAGAGGTAGCCTGCAAG CATCTGACAGATTCTTCCCATGGTGTAAGAAATAAGTGTCTTCAGTTAATTGGCTGTCTTGGACCAGTGGAAAAAGGTCTTGCAAAAGAAGGTGAAAGCCCGGCTGCCAAAGATGTCCAGAAGATAATAGGAGATCATTTTAATGACCAGGACCCTCGTGTTAGGACTGCAGCCATAAAAGCCATG ctgcAGCTTCATGAAAGAGGATTAAAATTACATCAGGCTATTTACAGTCAG GCCTGCAAGTTGTTGGCAGATGATTATGAGCAAGTGCGTAGTGCTGCAGTACAACTGATTTGGGTCCTCAGTCAACTTTACCCTGAAAG CATCGTCCCGATTCCTTCTTCTAATGAAGAAATTCGCTTGGTTGATGATGCATTTGGAAAAATTTGTCATATGGTTAGTGATGGTTCCTGGGTTGTTAGAGTACAAGCTGCTAAATTATTG ggtTCTATGCAACAAGTTAGCTCCCATTTCTTAGAGCAGACCCTTGACAAGAAGCTCATGTCAGATCTGAGG AGAAAGCGCACTGCGCATGAACGAGCCAAAGAACTCTACAGTTCTGGGGAGTTTTCAAGTGGCAGAAAGTGGGGAGATGATGCTCCCAAGGAAGAAATTGACACAGGTGCTGTAAACTTGATTGAATCAGGAGCCTGTGGGGCTTTTGTTCATGGCCTGGAAGATGAGATGTATG AGGTTCGAATTGCTGCAGTTGAAGCCCTCTGTATGTTGGCTCAGTCCTCGCCTTCTTTTGCGGAGAAATGCCTGGACTTTTTGGTTGACATGTTTAATGATGAAATTGAGGAGGTGAGATTGCAGTCAATACACACCATGAGAAAAATTTCCAACAACATCACGCTGCGGGAAGACCAGCTGGATACTGTTTTAGCTGTCTTGGAG gattCTTCAAGGGACATTCGGGAAGCACTTCATGAGCTGTTGTGTTGCACCAATGTCTCAACTAAAGAAGGCATCCATCTTGCACTGGTGGAGCTGCTGAAAAACTTAACAAAGTATCCCACAGACAGGGAATCCATCTGGAA GTGCTTGAAGTTCTTGGGAAGCAGACATCCCACTTTGGTGCTTCCATTAGTCCCAGAGCTACTAAGCACACATCCATTCTTTGACACTCCAGAACCAGACATGGATGACCCAGCCT ACATTGCTGTCCTGGTTCTGATTTTTAATGCTGCTAAAAGTTGCCCAACAATGCCAGCCCTATTCTCTGATCATACATTCAGGCATTATGCCTATCTTCGGGACAGTCTCTCGCATCTGGTTCCTCCGTTAAGA TTGCCAGGTAGAAAGCTGGTGTCCTCCCCAGTCTCTCCCACCATTACACCCCATGAAGATCCTTCCCAGCAGTTCTTGCATCAGAGCCTGGAGAGAGTTTACAACCTCCAGCACCTCAACCCGCAGGGCATACAGGAGCTGCTGGAATTTACCATCCG TGATCTTCAGAGGCTTGGAGAACTGCAGTCAGAACTGGCAGGGATGGCAGATTTCACTGCAACTTACCTTCGGTGTCAGCTACTCCTCATCAAg gcCTTGCAGGAGAAGCTGTGGAATGTGGCCGCTCCTCTGTACCTGAAACAGAATGCATTAGCATCTGCTGCAGCAAAACAG ATCTTGGAAGAAACTTATAAAATGGAGTTTATGTACAGCGGAGTGGAAGGTAGACAAGTGGTCATCATTCACCACATGAGACTGCAGGCGAAGGCGTTGCAGCTTATAGTGACTGCACGTACCACTAGAGG AGTGGAACCCCTTTTTGGGATGTGTGAAAAATTCTTGCAAGAAGTGGATTCCTTTCAGAG ATGTTTTATCTCTGAGCTCCCACATATGCAAGGCAGTTTTGTAGATAAATTGCTGGACTTAATGCCCAGACTCGTGACATCCAAGCCTTCAGAAGTGGTCAAGATTCTTCAGACAACACTGCGACAAAGTACCTTCCTCCACCTGCCTCTTCCAGAGCAG CTCCATAGAGCTACTGCAAATATCATTGAGCCTACCGGCGAATCTGATAATCCTCTGAGATTTACGTCGGGCTTGGTCGTGGCATTGGATGTTGATGCAACTCTGGAACATGTGCAGGATCCCCAAGGAACCATTAAAGTTCAG GTATTGTATCCAGATGGACAAGCACAGCTAATCCACCCTAAACCAGCTGACTTTCGAAATCCTGGTCCAGGAAGGCACAGGCTGATAACTCAGGTTTACCTCTCTCACACAGCCTGGACAG agccaTGTCAGATCGAAGTGCGGTTGCTGCTGGCTTACAATTCAAATAGGAGCAAGGCATCCACTAAAATTCCTAAGTCTGCCTGGAATGAGAGCTTGGAGGCTCTCCCACCATCTGAAAACGGCATAGAGGGGACCATACCCTTCAGCAAACCTGTCAAAGTTTATATAATGCCCAAACCTGCCAGACGGTGA
- the INTS4 gene encoding integrator complex subunit 4 isoform X2: protein MAAHLKKRVYEEFTKVVQQHEDLSTKKLRLTKPSKSAALHVDLCKATSPADALQYLLQFTRKPVEVESVEGVVRILLEHYYKENDASVRLKIASLLGLLSKTAGFSPDCIMDDAINTLQNEKSHQVLAQLLDTLLVIGTKLTENLPVRMRLVEVACKHLTDSSHGVRNKCLQLIGCLGPVEKGLAKEGESPAAKDVQKIIGDHFNDQDPRVRTAAIKAMLQLHERGLKLHQAIYSQACKLLADDYEQVRSAAVQLIWVLSQLYPESIVPIPSSNEEIRLVDDAFGKICHMVSDGSWVVRVQAAKLLGSMQQVSSHFLEQTLDKKLMSDLRRKRTAHERAKELYSSGEFSSGRKWGDDAPKEEIDTGAVNLIESGACGAFVHGLEDEMYEVRIAAVEALCMLAQSSPSFAEKCLDFLVDMFNDEIEEVRLQSIHTMRKISNNITLREDQLDTVLAVLEDSSRDIREALHELLCCTNVSTKEGIHLALVELLKNLTKYPTDRESIWKCLKFLGSRHPTLVLPLVPELLSTHPFFDTPEPDMDDPAYIAVLVLIFNAAKSCPTMPALFSDHTFRHYAYLRDSLSHLVPPLRLPGRKLVSSPVSPTITPHEDPSQQFLHQSLERVYNLQHLNPQGIQELLEFTIRDLQRLGELQSELAGMADFTATYLRCQLLLIKALQEKLWNVAAPLYLKQNALASAAAKQILEETYKMEFMYSGVEGRQVVIIHHMRLQAKALQLIVTARTTRGVEPLFGMCEKFLQEVDSFQRCFISELPHMQGSFVDKLLDLMPRLVTSKPSEVVKILQTTLRQSTFLHLPLPEQLHRATANIIEPTGESDNPLRFTSGLVVALDVDATLEHVQDPQGTIKVQVLYPDGQAQLIHPKPADFRNPGPGRHRLITQVYLSHTAWTEPCQIEVRLLLAYNSNRSKASTKIPKSAWNESLEALPPSENGIEGTIPFSKPVKVYIMPKPARR, encoded by the exons ATGGCGGCGCACCTGAAGAAGCGGGTGTACGAGGAGTTCACCAAGGTGGTCCAG cagcatgagGACCTGTCCACTAAGAAGCTGCGGCTGACCAAGCCCAGCAAGTCAGCAGCTCTCCATGTCGACCTGTGCAAAGCCACCTCGCCTGCAGATGCCTTGCAGTACCTCCTCCAGTTTACCAGGAAGCCTGTGGAAGTGGAGAGTGTGGAAGGGGTTGTCAGGATCCTGCTGGAGCATTATTACAAG GAGAACGACGCCTCTGTGAGACTGAAGATTGCCTCCTTGCTGGGCTTGTTATCGAAGACTGCAGGATTTTCCCCAGACTGCATTATGGATGATGCCATTAACACTCTTCAAAATGAGA agtCTCACCAAGTCCTTGCTCAGCTGTTGGACACCCTGTTGGTGATTGGAACAAAACTCACAGAGAACCTGCCTGTCAGGATGAGACTGGTAGAGGTAGCCTGCAAG CATCTGACAGATTCTTCCCATGGTGTAAGAAATAAGTGTCTTCAGTTAATTGGCTGTCTTGGACCAGTGGAAAAAGGTCTTGCAAAAGAAGGTGAAAGCCCGGCTGCCAAAGATGTCCAGAAGATAATAGGAGATCATTTTAATGACCAGGACCCTCGTGTTAGGACTGCAGCCATAAAAGCCATG ctgcAGCTTCATGAAAGAGGATTAAAATTACATCAGGCTATTTACAGTCAG GCCTGCAAGTTGTTGGCAGATGATTATGAGCAAGTGCGTAGTGCTGCAGTACAACTGATTTGGGTCCTCAGTCAACTTTACCCTGAAAG CATCGTCCCGATTCCTTCTTCTAATGAAGAAATTCGCTTGGTTGATGATGCATTTGGAAAAATTTGTCATATGGTTAGTGATGGTTCCTGGGTTGTTAGAGTACAAGCTGCTAAATTATTG ggtTCTATGCAACAAGTTAGCTCCCATTTCTTAGAGCAGACCCTTGACAAGAAGCTCATGTCAGATCTGAGG AGAAAGCGCACTGCGCATGAACGAGCCAAAGAACTCTACAGTTCTGGGGAGTTTTCAAGTGGCAGAAAGTGGGGAGATGATGCTCCCAAGGAAGAAATTGACACAGGTGCTGTAAACTTGATTGAATCAGGAGCCTGTGGGGCTTTTGTTCATGGCCTGGAAGATGAGATGTATG AGGTTCGAATTGCTGCAGTTGAAGCCCTCTGTATGTTGGCTCAGTCCTCGCCTTCTTTTGCGGAGAAATGCCTGGACTTTTTGGTTGACATGTTTAATGATGAAATTGAGGAGGTGAGATTGCAGTCAATACACACCATGAGAAAAATTTCCAACAACATCACGCTGCGGGAAGACCAGCTGGATACTGTTTTAGCTGTCTTGGAG gattCTTCAAGGGACATTCGGGAAGCACTTCATGAGCTGTTGTGTTGCACCAATGTCTCAACTAAAGAAGGCATCCATCTTGCACTGGTGGAGCTGCTGAAAAACTTAACAAAGTATCCCACAGACAGGGAATCCATCTGGAA GTGCTTGAAGTTCTTGGGAAGCAGACATCCCACTTTGGTGCTTCCATTAGTCCCAGAGCTACTAAGCACACATCCATTCTTTGACACTCCAGAACCAGACATGGATGACCCAGCCT ACATTGCTGTCCTGGTTCTGATTTTTAATGCTGCTAAAAGTTGCCCAACAATGCCAGCCCTATTCTCTGATCATACATTCAGGCATTATGCCTATCTTCGGGACAGTCTCTCGCATCTGGTTCCTCCGTTAAGA TTGCCAGGTAGAAAGCTGGTGTCCTCCCCAGTCTCTCCCACCATTACACCCCATGAAGATCCTTCCCAGCAGTTCTTGCATCAGAGCCTGGAGAGAGTTTACAACCTCCAGCACCTCAACCCGCAGGGCATACAGGAGCTGCTGGAATTTACCATCCG TGATCTTCAGAGGCTTGGAGAACTGCAGTCAGAACTGGCAGGGATGGCAGATTTCACTGCAACTTACCTTCGGTGTCAGCTACTCCTCATCAAg gcCTTGCAGGAGAAGCTGTGGAATGTGGCCGCTCCTCTGTACCTGAAACAGAATGCATTAGCATCTGCTGCAGCAAAACAG ATCTTGGAAGAAACTTATAAAATGGAGTTTATGTACAGCGGAGTGGAAGGTAGACAAGTGGTCATCATTCACCACATGAGACTGCAGGCGAAGGCGTTGCAGCTTATAGTGACTGCACGTACCACTAGAGG AGTGGAACCCCTTTTTGGGATGTGTGAAAAATTCTTGCAAGAAGTGGATTCCTTTCAGAG ATGTTTTATCTCTGAGCTCCCACATATGCAAGGCAGTTTTGTAGATAAATTGCTGGACTTAATGCCCAGACTCGTGACATCCAAGCCTTCAGAAGTGGTCAAGATTCTTCAGACAACACTGCGACAAAGTACCTTCCTCCACCTGCCTCTTCCAGAGCAG CTCCATAGAGCTACTGCAAATATCATTGAGCCTACCGGCGAATCTGATAATCCTCTGAGATTTACGTCGGGCTTGGTCGTGGCATTGGATGTTGATGCAACTCTGGAACATGTGCAGGATCCCCAAGGAACCATTAAAGTTCAG GTATTGTATCCAGATGGACAAGCACAGCTAATCCACCCTAAACCAGCTGACTTTCGAAATCCTGGTCCAGGAAGGCACAGGCTGATAACTCAGGTTTACCTCTCTCACACAGCCTGGACAG agccaTGTCAGATCGAAGTGCGGTTGCTGCTGGCTTACAATTCAAATAGGAGCAAGGCATCCACTAAAATTCCTAAGTCTGCCTGGAATGAGAGCTTGGAGGCTCTCCCACCATCTGAAAACGGCATAGAGGGGACCATACCCTTCAGCAAACCTGTCAAAGTTTATATAATGCCCAAACCTGCCAGACGGTGA